Proteins encoded in a region of the Enterococcus gilvus ATCC BAA-350 genome:
- a CDS encoding DEAD/DEAH box helicase — protein sequence MRWSIPEKVIERGRTYLKEGRVLSVEADPARRVWHGEVLGSELYLVDLDGSGKENDICACPYWEEHGYCKHTVAVELYLREKGLSRVIKPESVLPKKMESSVSFADLLNQGFSRLEKEAEPLRSLFVEFVVEAIPTNPYHPELDVLAVSLRIGSNLNKRSYIVKNLYEFLHAYQTDSVYTVNKQYRFQIEAGAFDPKCRDLIEDLVGISETYQLLGKAGLQVKGKLDKRYLLLPVHRMQELLKEMEVTGNLTINLGDKTYSEVHEGQELPLTFTLEKRGENDFGLTVEDGFTNYYSNYFLGFVENSYYLMTHEQQDTYITLKQLMKRLKEPVIGYEQRQLSQLFTDVFPYLRKIGRVIVLDEVAEIMKEEPLRAVVIFRKIKGMIKTEVEFHYGNAYFSTNETHQPKLPNNVEILRDRKKEKQLLDLFDTYRYQKIDTGFEKKLPVKDNLYYFFKVEVEEFRKYAEVRMGKKLRQLFLDGEEYQPTIEVDQAGSWLDIKFDVTGIKDNEIDHVLNSLLRKDRFYTLDNGEVLSFDSEAFQQTSEMIGQLRDKISAKDGLIRLPKSQGIMLEQRLKDNPQAQFSESFTAMVQDLTHPEEYQVAMPDNLQATLRPYQESGFRWLKMLSDYGFGGILADEMGLGKTIQVITFLLAEKEQHPIKAVIVTPASLVYNWQAEIRKFAPTLDSIVVSGNRGEREQLLGEAKEIVITSYASLRQDIDLHEKNGYQYMILDEAQMVKNASTKTSSALRNLSIPHQFALSGTPIENNLEELWSLFQTVMPGFFPPIGRFRQMAVPEIAKMIKPFVLRRDKDTVLQELPERIESNVLSSLTEEQKTVYLAYLKRMRQEVDQMDSATFRKQRVSILAGLTRLRQICDDPRLFMEGYEGGSGKLDQVKDLIHAAKENGRRVLLFSQFTSMLSIIEKEFAEEGISSFYLRGSTKVSDRLTMVDAFNSGEKDVFLISLKAGGTGLNLTGADTVILYDLWWNPAVEEQAAGRAHRIGQKKVVEVWRMIAEGTIEERMNQLQQEKRELFQKVIQGNEEQTSKLTEEDIRMILSLGE from the coding sequence GTTGATTTAGATGGCAGTGGAAAAGAAAATGATATTTGTGCATGTCCTTATTGGGAAGAGCATGGCTATTGCAAGCACACGGTAGCTGTGGAATTGTATTTGCGGGAAAAAGGATTGTCACGAGTAATCAAACCTGAAAGTGTACTACCTAAAAAAATGGAGAGCAGTGTTTCTTTTGCGGATCTCCTAAATCAAGGGTTTTCCCGATTAGAGAAGGAAGCAGAACCTTTGCGTTCATTATTTGTGGAATTCGTGGTAGAAGCAATCCCGACAAATCCGTACCACCCTGAATTGGATGTTTTAGCAGTTTCACTAAGAATTGGAAGTAATTTGAATAAACGGAGCTACATCGTTAAGAATTTATATGAGTTTCTTCATGCGTACCAAACGGATTCCGTATACACCGTAAATAAACAGTACCGTTTCCAAATCGAAGCGGGCGCTTTTGATCCAAAATGTCGAGATTTGATTGAAGATTTAGTAGGCATCAGCGAAACGTATCAATTGCTAGGTAAAGCAGGTCTACAAGTCAAAGGTAAATTAGACAAGCGTTATCTATTATTGCCTGTTCATCGGATGCAGGAATTGTTGAAGGAAATGGAAGTCACGGGAAATTTAACTATCAATCTGGGGGATAAGACCTATTCTGAAGTTCATGAAGGGCAAGAATTACCCTTAACGTTTACGTTAGAGAAGCGTGGGGAAAATGACTTCGGTTTGACTGTTGAGGATGGTTTTACAAATTATTACAGCAACTATTTCTTGGGATTTGTCGAGAATTCTTATTATTTGATGACTCATGAGCAGCAGGATACCTACATCACATTGAAGCAATTGATGAAACGCTTGAAAGAGCCTGTTATTGGATACGAGCAACGTCAGCTTTCACAATTATTTACGGATGTCTTTCCGTATTTGCGTAAAATTGGGCGCGTGATTGTTTTGGATGAGGTTGCTGAAATCATGAAAGAGGAACCTTTGCGCGCGGTAGTAATTTTTCGGAAAATTAAAGGGATGATTAAGACAGAGGTAGAATTCCATTACGGGAACGCTTATTTTTCAACGAATGAGACCCATCAGCCCAAGCTTCCTAATAATGTCGAGATCTTGAGAGACCGGAAAAAGGAAAAGCAACTATTGGATCTCTTCGATACTTATCGCTATCAAAAAATCGATACCGGGTTTGAAAAAAAATTGCCGGTGAAAGACAATCTTTATTACTTTTTCAAGGTTGAAGTAGAAGAATTTAGAAAATACGCTGAAGTACGAATGGGGAAAAAACTTCGTCAATTGTTCTTAGACGGAGAAGAATACCAGCCAACGATCGAGGTCGATCAAGCCGGGTCTTGGTTAGATATCAAATTTGATGTCACAGGTATTAAAGACAATGAGATAGATCATGTATTGAATAGTTTACTGAGAAAAGATCGTTTTTATACATTAGACAATGGCGAAGTATTATCTTTTGACTCAGAGGCATTTCAACAGACTAGTGAGATGATCGGCCAGCTGCGTGATAAAATTAGTGCGAAAGATGGGCTGATTCGTTTGCCTAAAAGCCAAGGAATCATGCTGGAGCAGCGCTTAAAAGACAATCCGCAAGCGCAATTCAGTGAAAGCTTTACTGCGATGGTACAAGACTTGACGCATCCAGAAGAGTATCAAGTGGCGATGCCGGATAATCTGCAAGCCACGTTGCGTCCGTATCAAGAATCGGGTTTCCGTTGGCTGAAAATGCTGAGTGATTATGGGTTTGGAGGGATTTTAGCAGATGAAATGGGACTTGGGAAAACGATCCAAGTTATTACGTTCCTCTTAGCAGAAAAAGAACAGCATCCGATCAAAGCGGTGATCGTGACTCCAGCAAGCTTGGTTTATAACTGGCAGGCAGAAATTAGAAAATTTGCTCCTACGCTGGACTCTATCGTAGTTTCCGGTAATCGAGGAGAACGTGAGCAATTGCTTGGAGAAGCAAAGGAGATCGTCATTACTTCTTACGCAAGTTTGCGTCAGGATATCGACCTTCACGAAAAGAATGGGTATCAATACATGATTCTTGATGAGGCGCAAATGGTGAAAAACGCTTCGACTAAAACCTCGAGCGCACTACGGAATTTGTCGATTCCACATCAGTTTGCCTTGAGTGGGACACCAATCGAAAACAATCTGGAAGAGCTGTGGTCATTATTTCAAACAGTCATGCCTGGATTCTTTCCACCTATTGGACGCTTCCGACAAATGGCTGTTCCAGAAATTGCAAAGATGATCAAGCCATTCGTGCTCCGTCGTGATAAGGACACTGTGTTGCAGGAGTTGCCAGAACGAATCGAATCCAATGTCTTAAGCAGCCTGACAGAGGAGCAAAAGACCGTTTATCTGGCGTACTTAAAACGGATGCGTCAAGAAGTTGATCAAATGGATTCGGCAACATTCCGCAAACAGCGTGTAAGTATTTTAGCAGGACTGACCCGCTTGCGCCAAATCTGTGATGATCCTCGATTATTCATGGAAGGCTACGAAGGCGGCTCAGGTAAATTAGATCAGGTCAAGGATCTGATCCATGCGGCCAAAGAAAATGGTCGACGTGTCTTATTGTTCTCACAATTTACCAGTATGCTCTCAATTATCGAAAAAGAATTTGCCGAAGAAGGAATCAGCAGCTTCTACTTGCGAGGCAGTACGAAAGTTTCTGATCGTTTGACCATGGTCGATGCATTTAACTCAGGTGAGAAAGACGTCTTCTTGATTTCATTAAAAGCAGGAGGCACTGGTCTAAACCTAACAGGTGCAGATACGGTCATATTATACGATCTCTGGTGGAATCCTGCTGTAGAGGAACAAGCAGCTGGACGCGCGCATCGAATCGGACAGAAGAAAGTGGTCGAAGTCTGGCGAATGATAGCTGAGGGGACGATTGAGGAACGAATGAATCAGTTGCAGCAAGAAAAACGTGAACTGTTCCAAAAAGTGATCCAAGGCAATGAAGAACAAACAAGCAAACTTACAGAAGAAGATATTCGGATGATTTTAAGTTTGGGTGAATAA
- a CDS encoding HAD family hydrolase, which translates to MIQGIVFDLDDTLYEQQSPFAEAIKSLFPSFPASKMNDLFIRFRYYSDLHYMKSITGEWTLVKMRYERIRLALADFGYLPTDSEIHTFQENYDHALKNIALPYEITEALDYLNQSEIPIGLITNGPVERQNDKIRALNIPRWIDQKHILISDGVQIQKPDPGIFKLMEAALNLSPESLLYVGDSFDNDVLGAKAAGWSVWWFNHQRREIPKNQLPIFEKELRSFNELSQALMNKKSLQR; encoded by the coding sequence ATGATCCAAGGTATCGTATTTGACCTAGATGACACTTTATACGAACAGCAGTCACCTTTCGCAGAGGCGATCAAAAGCCTATTCCCATCGTTTCCAGCCAGTAAAATGAATGATCTTTTTATCCGGTTTCGCTATTACAGTGATTTGCATTATATGAAATCAATTACGGGGGAATGGACGCTTGTGAAAATGCGCTATGAACGCATTCGACTTGCTCTGGCTGACTTCGGTTACCTCCCGACTGACTCAGAAATTCATACTTTTCAAGAAAACTATGATCACGCTTTAAAGAACATTGCTCTTCCTTATGAAATAACGGAGGCACTCGACTATTTGAATCAGTCAGAAATTCCTATTGGACTTATCACCAACGGTCCTGTCGAACGCCAAAATGATAAGATTCGCGCATTGAACATCCCTCGCTGGATTGACCAGAAACATATTCTAATTTCTGATGGTGTTCAAATTCAAAAGCCGGATCCCGGTATTTTCAAGCTGATGGAAGCTGCTTTGAATCTATCACCTGAATCGCTTCTATATGTTGGCGATAGTTTTGATAACGATGTTCTCGGCGCTAAAGCTGCGGGATGGTCTGTTTGGTGGTTCAATCATCAGAGACGTGAAATACCTAAGAATCAACTCCCTATTTTTGAAAAGGAACTGCGGAGTTTTAACGAATTAAGCCAAGCCCTTATGAACAAAAAAAGTTTGCAGCGCTAA
- the spxA gene encoding transcriptional regulator SpxA: protein MLTLYTSPSCTSCRKARAWLQEHEIPYVERNIFSEPLNIDELKAILQMTEDGTEEIISTRSKVFQKLNMDLDELSLKELLDLVRDNPGLLRRPIMIDEKRLQVGFNEDEIRRFLPRDVRQYELRQAQLMAGL, encoded by the coding sequence ATGTTAACACTATATACTTCCCCTAGTTGTACATCATGTCGGAAAGCACGTGCTTGGCTACAGGAACATGAGATTCCTTATGTTGAACGAAATATCTTTTCTGAGCCATTGAACATTGATGAGTTGAAGGCCATTTTACAAATGACTGAAGATGGGACTGAAGAAATCATTTCAACCCGTTCGAAAGTTTTCCAAAAGTTGAACATGGATTTAGATGAGTTGTCACTGAAGGAATTGTTGGATTTAGTGAGAGACAATCCTGGATTATTACGTCGTCCGATCATGATCGATGAGAAACGTTTGCAAGTAGGATTTAATGAAGATGAAATTCGTCGATTCCTACCGCGTGATGTTCGCCAATATGAATTACGTCAAGCCCAATTAATGGCTGGATTATAG
- a CDS encoding adaptor protein MecA, translating to MEMEHINENTIRVIIENEDLAERGITFLDLLGNHREIESFFYSILEEVDIEDEFKSSEAVTFQVLPKNDGLELFISKNLTPEDINKMNNSTEFETNDFDQLIRQQILANSESLEEDEVTSRLRVFQLNSFEDMIELASYHFLDEAWCDLYLLNETYYLQVYFDPEIFGEFGLSDVIAEVLEYAQDSSVSTEMLEEYGKLLMHREAIEITRAHFN from the coding sequence ATGGAGATGGAACACATCAATGAAAATACGATCCGAGTCATTATTGAGAATGAAGATCTAGCGGAGCGCGGTATTACTTTCTTAGATCTACTAGGAAATCATCGAGAAATCGAATCCTTCTTTTACAGTATTTTAGAAGAAGTAGATATCGAAGATGAGTTTAAAAGTAGTGAAGCGGTAACGTTTCAGGTCCTTCCGAAAAATGACGGATTGGAACTATTTATTAGTAAAAACTTGACACCAGAAGACATCAACAAGATGAACAATTCGACAGAGTTCGAAACGAATGATTTTGACCAACTGATTCGTCAACAAATTTTAGCAAACTCTGAAAGCCTTGAAGAGGACGAAGTAACAAGCCGCTTACGGGTTTTTCAGTTGAATAGTTTTGAGGATATGATTGAATTAGCAAGTTATCACTTTTTAGATGAAGCTTGGTGTGATTTATATCTGTTGAACGAGACTTATTATTTACAAGTCTACTTTGATCCTGAAATTTTCGGTGAGTTTGGTTTATCAGACGTGATTGCTGAAGTTTTGGAATATGCGCAAGATTCTTCTGTGTCGACAGAAATGTTAGAAGAATATGGGAAGCTTTTGATGCATCGTGAAGCGATTGAAATTACCCGTGCTCATTTTAATTAA
- a CDS encoding competence protein CoiA, translating to MRMIFAYTEKKEMVQASEVEKKQHVFCPDCGEGLIRKAGQIKIPHFAHGRHSECHGLSEGETPEHLGAKWFFHEWGNHFDETWQLETPLPDLPQRPDLLHERIAVEIQCSPLKSTRLEERIHGYRDKNYQDWWLLGKKLWPKEKFTVLQKQFCSFDKERGVHLWLLGDNQIRLLYHIHEIDEVIYSEERWSETSHPLKEIYHSCVAKRPPHLYLTSESISQRKQELSLKLVQSNPRVRALQEYLYSERRHLLYLPNWVYFPSRYSFFYQEDLLVFRYLFQKEAKNASRIFQKFLEFRQENQKEWLFYRIDQREILERMYLEAIFCQRKAKVLSP from the coding sequence ATGAGAATGATATTTGCTTATACTGAAAAAAAAGAGATGGTACAAGCTTCGGAAGTTGAAAAGAAACAACATGTTTTTTGTCCGGATTGTGGTGAAGGATTGATTCGAAAGGCAGGTCAAATCAAGATTCCTCATTTCGCTCATGGAAGACACTCGGAGTGTCATGGCTTAAGTGAAGGAGAGACACCGGAACATCTGGGAGCAAAATGGTTTTTTCATGAATGGGGAAATCACTTTGACGAAACGTGGCAGTTGGAAACGCCATTACCAGATCTACCGCAACGTCCAGACCTGCTCCATGAACGTATTGCGGTGGAAATTCAATGCTCCCCGTTGAAAAGCACGCGCTTAGAAGAACGTATCCACGGGTACCGGGACAAAAACTATCAGGATTGGTGGTTATTAGGAAAAAAACTTTGGCCAAAAGAAAAATTTACGGTATTGCAAAAACAGTTTTGTTCCTTCGATAAAGAACGAGGGGTTCATTTATGGCTGTTAGGAGATAATCAAATTCGATTGCTTTATCATATCCACGAAATCGATGAGGTGATTTATTCAGAAGAGCGGTGGTCGGAGACTTCCCACCCGTTAAAAGAAATTTATCATTCCTGTGTTGCAAAACGTCCGCCCCATCTTTATCTAACTAGTGAAAGTATCAGTCAAAGAAAACAGGAATTGAGTCTCAAGCTTGTTCAAAGCAATCCCAGAGTCCGAGCGTTGCAAGAATATCTTTATAGTGAGCGTAGACATTTGTTGTATTTGCCTAATTGGGTATATTTTCCCAGCCGCTATTCTTTTTTCTATCAGGAAGATCTTCTTGTATTTCGCTACTTGTTTCAAAAGGAAGCTAAGAACGCTTCCCGAATCTTTCAGAAATTTTTGGAATTCCGTCAAGAGAATCAGAAAGAATGGCTGTTTTATAGAATTGACCAGCGCGAAATTTTAGAGAGAATGTATCTTGAGGCTATTTTTTGTCAAAGAAAGGCTAAAGTTTTATCCCCCTAG